The DNA region GCATCAGCAAAAGACCTCCCTTTCTCAATCTCCTCCCTGATGCGCCCCAGCATCATAAAAGCTGTGTGTCCTTCATTGGCATGCCAGATAGCAGGCTTAATACCCAGCGCCCGCAGGACATGCACCCCACCCATGCCAAGGACGATCTCTTGCTGCAAGCGTACTTCCTGATCAGCAACATAGAGTCGGGCCGATAGCCTCCGCTGGTGCGGCTCATTGTCTTCCACATTAGTATCCAGAAGATATACATTCACCCGACCCACCCGAACCTGCCACACAGCGATTAGCAAAGACCCCGAACCCAGATCAACCCTCACCAGCAATCTTTGCCCATCAGGACCAAGAACGGGACTCACCGGTGCTTCATCAAAATCCAACTGCTTGTAGATTTCCTCCTGCATGCCAGCAGCCGAGATATGCTGATGAAAATACCCCTGAGGGTACATGAAGCCAATGCACACAAATGGCAGCCCTATGTCACTAGCCTCCTTGCACGTATCGCCAGCCAAGACCCCCAGTCCACCGGCATAGATAGGGAGGGAATTGTGAATGGCGAATTCCATCGAAAAGTAAGCCACGGGGCCACTTAGCAGATGTGGATAATGAGCACTGAACCAAGTATCCTGTATGGCCATCTCGGCGTCGAACTCAGCCATCACAGAATCATAAAGCTTGAGGAACTCGGGATCAGCAGCAACATGCAGTAACCTCTCTTGACTGATGTCTCGAAGCTGCTTCACCGGGTTGTGCCCACTAACCCTCCACAGAACATAGTCCAGAGCCCGAAAAACGTCCCGCCCCCGATGGTGCCAGCTCCACCACATATTATTGCCGAACTCTTCGAGTCTGCCTATACGTTCGGGGATCTTCCAGCGAAGGGTACTCATGTGTGGTTTCTGTCCTACCGTCTGACCAGCACTACGGGTAGAAGTCTAGCTGGTGAATTCGCTTCATTCACTTACCCTACAGGTAGGCGTCCAGCGCCCGGATGAAGTTCTTGTATACCTGCTGTATCTCCCAGATGATGCCATAGGGTCCCAGCCGCCACCACTCCTTCGGTGTGAAGTAGGCCGATACCTCGGCCTCCGATCCGGAGCGGCCGAACCACTGGATGAGATGCAGGTTGTCGGACTGAGCCAGCCAGAGGGCCAGATCGATTATCCTCTGGTTCTTGGTCAGCAGGGCCTTGCTGTACGCCTGCATCATCAACTGGAATACCGCCTCCTGAGCCGAATTGCCCAGGAAGAATTCCATGCCTCCTTGCCCCGCCCAGGTGGAGGGGAAGGTTGACAAAGGCAGGTAGTGACTCTGTTCGCGGTACTGCGCTATCGCCTCGCTGGGTGTCAGCGTCATCATCTTCCGCTTCGCGAGCTCCCCGGGCAGACACCGCATGAAGTCAAATATGCCGGTATCCCGCGAATGATGTTCACCGAAGGTCTCGAAATCCCAGGCCAAGGTGACAAAATCACCCCACGCATCCCTCAGCCACTGAGCATACCTGTCAGCCATCAAAGGATAACCCCACCACCCCTTATTGGAGAAGCGATAACCCACATCGTCACTCAGCTCATAGTGCCGCGGCAGCAGCATCAGACCCTTCCCTTTATGGTAAAGGTGAGTCGGCTCGCGCCACTCCATCACCCAGGGCCGTCCGTCAAGAAAGGCGCCGCTGAAGCCAACGCTATCCAGAGCATGATAGATAGTATCGGACATAAGCATCTCCGTGGTGTCGGTCACCTCCGGCCTCTTGCCCATGACCTTCTCCAGGTGATCGCGGGACCAGGACATCCGCCTGGCAAAGGCAGGCACATCCAAGAGCGGCAGAAAGCTGTGGTAGGGCTCAACGTTCACCAGTTCCACGGCAGGCTGGGCTGCCAGCTCGCGGAAAAGCTGAAACAGCTTCCGATCCCAGGCCTCGGCCTGCCTGAGGAAGGAGACCGAGAACCCTATCGAGAACTTCATCCCCTGTCTGGCAAGTTCGAGGAACATCTCAGCAGCAGGATAGTAGCACCAGGTCGCTACCTTGTGGAGATACGCCTCATTCATTGCCTCATCGAAGAGACAATTCTCAATATCAGCAGGGGTGGCACCAGATGGAATAGGCTGTGCCGGAAGCTTCAGACGCCTGGGCTGGTGCACGACAGCATAGATCACCAGGTTTTCTGCCATGATCTCCTTAGCCTCTCATACACCCTTCTTCAGCGTTGTTGGCAGCAATTCAGGTGGCACCCTGAGTGGTATGGAGTCTGCCACACAGGGCGCAGGCTTCCCCTTGAGGGCACCCTGCATCCTGGCCTGGTTCACTAGCTTGCTGATCAGGTTCTGCACCGCTTCTTCCCACGTGAATTGCGTAGCAGTATGCCTCGCAGCACGCCGCATCCTCTCACCCTCCTCAGGGTATTCCTGGAGATACAGCACATGGTTCACAATCTCCATTGAGTCCGCTGTCTCCAGCACAAAGGAGTTTACGAAGGGGATCGCGTAATCCTCTCCGGTAGACCCCGTAAAGACAATCCCACCGGCGGCCATTGCCTCCAGCCCAACCAGGCCGAACGGCTCGCGCCCGCTGTTAGCCAGCACGCCATCAGCCGCACAGTAGAGCACCTGTAGGAAGTCTGAAGGCAACTGAAATCTGATGTCAATGATATCAGCGGGAGAGGCCTCCCGTAACGCAGCCATGTAAGCATCATAAGAACGCGTGCCTGTGGTCGTTTCTTTCCAAACAAGGCCCAGAGAACGAGCACTGTCAATTATCTCCTGACGGTGAGGCTCTATCCCACCTCTGGCCAGCAACGTAGTCTGGCAACCCCTCCCCTTCAGGCGGGCTGTCGCTTCCACAGCCTGGTGCCAGCGCTTATCCGGGTCCCAGCGGGCTACCTTGCACAGCAGGATCTCAGCACCAATTGCATTTCTAATCTGGTCGACCAGACCGGGCTCCACCTTATGAATTAAGCTCTTCGGTATGCCGTTTGGAATAACCAGCGGGTTCAAGCCCATACCCCACATGACGTGCTTCATATACTTGCTTACCGTGGTGATAGTGGTAGTGAAGTTCAACCTGCCCCAGTTGATGCGATAGAAGGAGAAGGTATTGTTCGCATTCCAGAACATCACCACTTTGTCCCGGAGGCTATCGTGATAGAGAACATCGCTGAGGCGGCACATCACCTCCGCAGTGTGCCACTCCTCCCCAAGGATAACAACCAGCCTACCCTCAGCCACTGCCGGCTTCACGATGCGGTCTTTGACAAACCAGGGGATGGATTCATTGAAATCATAAAGCTTCTCTTCCTCACCATCATAGACACCATTGGGGTGATGCTGGCTGATCCACTGGCCCCAGCGATGCAGGATCAGCTTATCATGGTATCTCGTCTCCTCTCCCGGGGCATACGGATCGCCGATAAAGAAGAGATGTGTGGTAAAACCCATCATCGCCAGTGTCGCCGACAGGTTATTCACTCGTACCCCGAGGCCGCCTGCTATAGAATATGCATCTGGCCCCTCAAATGAGAGGATCACAAACTCTGTATTCTTGGGAGTGATATTTGTCCGCACCATGATAGAATCTTATACTCCAAAAACTTTATCTATTGTAACACATTGGTTTCCCCCGAACCATTCCTCATCCAAGAAGCGTCCGGATACCCGCTTCCGCGGGAATGTCAGGGTAGGAGATGCATGAGAAAAGGCTTGAGTGAACCCTGGCTCAGGAGAATTTCTACTTCCCTGAGCTTGTTGGTCATATGGTCACAATACACGAAGTTTACCCTTCCGTGTAAGGGTGTGAAACTAACGGGGCAGATTAACGAGCGAGGGGTGCAAATGCTGGACTGGTTATTACCAAAAGATAGCGTTTGTCCTCCTGAAGATGATGATGACGATGCACTTCCCTTTGTGCCAAGGTGGTTGAACTTGGTGTTCAACTCAGGGGTTAAATTTGACGGTTTTGAATGGGCAGCCGTTAAACTTCAAAGCTAGTTGACCGGTACCATACCCGGGCAGTTCTGTAGGGTTTTGCCCTATGGGCAATCTCTCCAAGGCGCTCTGCTCAAGAGAAGCAAGCACCATTGCTTTAGCCCCTCATCCACCCTAACTTAGCACAACCATAAATCCTAACACCCAGTCTGTTGGACCCATGCTAAGTTTCAATTGAGGAAGAGGGAGGGACACTTCTAAGCCCACTATCTTGAGAGCCAGTGTTACTAGCACCGGCTCTCTTTCGTTTTGTGCCTATTCGCTTCTTGTAATGCCTCTTAATCCGAAGTGGTTCCGCTAAAGGCAACTGCCTTGCCGCAGTGCTACCATTTTCCACCAGCAATGCCATCCTGCGCAGCTTCTCAACTCGCAGTTGTTTTGCCAGATCCAAGGTAAGCGAATCGATTGCCATACGGACAATTTCGCTGCGAGATAACTTCAGGGTAGAGCTGAGGAAGTCCAGCTTCTCTTTTTGGGTGGGTACCATCTCCACTATGAAGGTATATTTATCTTTCGTCACTTAGCTTCAGCTCCTATATGTCCCTCTATATCCGAAGGCACTATATTATTTCCACAAACCTCTGTCAAGGGGTTCAGGTTCACTTCCCTATGCGGGAGACGGTATCCCTCGACAGAGCATCGTTTGTCCTGGAGCATTTGGTGAGGCCACAGTGCCACAGTGGAAGAACCCTACACAGTCTGAAGTTCTACAAGGTACCGCTAGTGACGAGGGAGCACTTCACCTGGACCAGTTTTCAGGGGGCAGGCCAGTATTCTTAGAGCAACCAGGATTTTTGAGAAGACGTCTGCTCTAGTCTATTGAGAATGGGCCAGTGAATGCCATTGGGTTGGCTGACGTACATTGGTACTGTGGCTGGGAAGTGGTACCAGAGTCCCAGTTCGACCCCACGACAGTCAGACAAATCAAATCGAGAGGTGTTAGAGATACTGCCGTTCAGTCCATTGCCAAAGACGCGGTTACCATGCAATACTGAACCCAGTAATGCACCTGAAGTCAATCAACCTGCGAAACAGGACTGCATAACAAGGCGAAGAAGACGAGGCATTTGATTCCAGGTTAGCTGATCGAGTGGTATCTGGACATACCGAAAAGCAGGGTGAAGTGACCGACTTCCATAAACGTGCTCAGCGTCCTAGCCCATGCCAGGGAGACCTTTTTGCTGGACTGTCTCCGATACAGACACGAGTCATTGCCAGAAGGACAGACTTCGATGGTCTTTTTGAAGGATTCAAACGGATGCGGGCCATCTCGTATGTTGTATCACCAGACTTGCTTCTAGAGTTGTTCGACAAGCGTGGTTATACAGAAGTTGAGGTTTTGGTGGGAGAGAACCTTTCTGAATCATATAGAAAGGATTTGGAACAGAAAAGTGTGGACGTGACAGAACGGCTTGCCGGGCTGATAGAACAGGGCGTCTTGCGAGTCTTTGTTCCCACTCGCACAATACATACGAAACTCTACATTCTTCAGAGGGACGACGTCACTAGGGTAATTCAAACGAGTGCCAATCTGACGGCGACGGCGCAAGAAGCCAAGAAGCAGATCAACTACGCGTGGTATCTGGACATTCCTGTAGGTCATCCTTTTCTGCAGCAATTGACGAGTGACTATGAAACTCATCTTCATGGATGCACCCTTTTCATGGAAGATTTGAGCAACCTTCTTAAGGAGTCCCGGGTGACAGATAGAAAAGGGCTGATTGAAGCTTGGCTCAAGGGCGCTGCTACCTCTGAAGACCAGAATATTGAGATGAGACGGCTCTTCCATGACCTCTCATTCAGTGTTGCCGAATCCTCCACTACCAAAGAGGAGCCAGTAACTGTACTGCAGCTGAAGGGTTCAGCACTGGACAGGAAGCGGTTTGAACGACAACTCGCACCGCTAAAACCCGTGTCCGCTGGTCAAAACCAGATACAGGTGAGCAATTCCGCTTTCATTCGCTACGTCTATGAGACGCATCACATCCCGTTGCTGATTCTCTCCCACGAGCGACGTGAGCTACTGTTGGGTCTTGACGTGCCAATGTCATCGCTTACCCAAGCACCTTCCGATACCACCTTAGTTAGCCAGTCCCTGGGACTGATGGAGGCCTATCTCCAAACCGTGGACTTCGGCGAATCATCTGACCCACTGTCTGCAAAGAGGAGCATGTTTGAAGCCCTCCTATACGTGTTCTTCACTCCATTTGCACACGACTATATGAAATCCAGAAGGGCCAAGTTCGGCCCTGTCGACACCCGAGGTCCACGCTTCCTATATATCTATGGACCATCGCAGAATGGCAAATCTACCTTCCTGCGCTTTTCGCTTAAGCTATTATCCGGAAAGTCTATCGAGCCTCTGTCGAGGCACGACTTCACGAAGACAAGGATTGCCAATGCCGCCCTAACAGGTTCTTCCTTCCCTCTGATCTTCGATGATGTAGATTCGTCTGGCACTTCTGGAATTGAAGACGTGTTCAAATCCTATTGGGAACGCTGGTGGAACGATCAGTACGTGTGCCCTCAGATAGTGATCGCTTCCAATAATCCTAGGCTTAAGGAGTGGGCAAAATCTCGTGTGAAACGAATAGACTTTGATGTTCATTTTTCACCTACGGAGGGTGCCAAAGAGAAATTGGCAAGACTGTTTTCGACAGACAACCCTGTATTCAGATGGTTTTCCTATTTGTATCTTCAACACCTCAGCGATCAGGAATTCGCAAGTGATGATGAACTTGGGTTGGCCAGAGCAGTGATGAAGGAGCTATATGAATACTCCAAACGCCCGCTCCCAGAGTTCTTCCCTGGTGAACCTGTCGAGAAGCTTTACGACCCAGGACGCAGGGATTGGCGTGACCTTCTCTACGGTCTGCACAAGGCGGCAGTCACTGAGCAAGGAAATCGAAAACTCGTGACATTTGACGACGATATGCAGCACTGGGAAATCAATGACTATCAGTCATATCTTCCTCAGACCGTCAAATATCAGAGAAGAGGTGCCACGATTATCATAGAGAACCCCAGGGAGTTCGATAGGTGGCTGGGGCAACCTCAGGGCCTCTTGTCCCGCATATTCGGAAAAGGCTCATAACCGAGTCCTTCTGGCACTGGGCAATTCTACATCTTTGTTAAGTTCCAGGGAGGAGTTGTCATTTTGGAGCAGTGGAATCGTTGCACTAATCGCTAAGATGTTAAACGAGGTAACAAAAGTCAGTCTTGTTAAGTCTTGTTTTCGCCTCAGGTAAGTCGGTTTTTCATCGCTGCAAACCGCGAGATTATGGCTGGAAAAGGCGGCTCCTACACAAAGGCAAGGGACAGCGCAGCGGAGAAATAGAGCTGTTAGCTACTTAGTTTTTGCATTACTAGTATTCTTTCGTACTTGGTCGTCCGCGTCTGCCGCCTTGAGCGCCGTATGTCGGGGATCTCATCAGTATAAATGAGCTTCTGCACCAGACGCCCATCGCTGACCTCGTGAGCTAGTTCAGAAATGATCTGAGCCGTAGGTTTCTTCACACCGTTCCGCTCAACGTCACCAAGGACAAGCACACAGTAGGCCTCGTCTTTGAGAACTCTGTCCATTTGCCTCAAGCACTGCTTCATCTGTGTTATGTATACATGGTCGTTAGCTGTTAAAGAACGATCCAATCCTTTCCAATCGGGAACGCCAAGAAACCACAGCCTGAGCCTATTATCTCTTGCATAGTCCAGGGCACCGAAATATGGTGGGCTTGAGATAATAGCATCAATAGAATTTGA from Chloroflexota bacterium includes:
- a CDS encoding glycoside hydrolase — its product is MAENLVIYAVVHQPRRLKLPAQPIPSGATPADIENCLFDEAMNEAYLHKVATWCYYPAAEMFLELARQGMKFSIGFSVSFLRQAEAWDRKLFQLFRELAAQPAVELVNVEPYHSFLPLLDVPAFARRMSWSRDHLEKVMGKRPEVTDTTEMLMSDTIYHALDSVGFSGAFLDGRPWVMEWREPTHLYHKGKGLMLLPRHYELSDDVGYRFSNKGWWGYPLMADRYAQWLRDAWGDFVTLAWDFETFGEHHSRDTGIFDFMRCLPGELAKRKMMTLTPSEAIAQYREQSHYLPLSTFPSTWAGQGGMEFFLGNSAQEAVFQLMMQAYSKALLTKNQRIIDLALWLAQSDNLHLIQWFGRSGSEAEVSAYFTPKEWWRLGPYGIIWEIQQVYKNFIRALDAYL
- a CDS encoding glycosyltransferase; this translates as MVRTNITPKNTEFVILSFEGPDAYSIAGGLGVRVNNLSATLAMMGFTTHLFFIGDPYAPGEETRYHDKLILHRWGQWISQHHPNGVYDGEEEKLYDFNESIPWFVKDRIVKPAVAEGRLVVILGEEWHTAEVMCRLSDVLYHDSLRDKVVMFWNANNTFSFYRINWGRLNFTTTITTVSKYMKHVMWGMGLNPLVIPNGIPKSLIHKVEPGLVDQIRNAIGAEILLCKVARWDPDKRWHQAVEATARLKGRGCQTTLLARGGIEPHRQEIIDSARSLGLVWKETTTGTRSYDAYMAALREASPADIIDIRFQLPSDFLQVLYCAADGVLANSGREPFGLVGLEAMAAGGIVFTGSTGEDYAIPFVNSFVLETADSMEIVNHVLYLQEYPEEGERMRRAARHTATQFTWEEAVQNLISKLVNQARMQGALKGKPAPCVADSIPLRVPPELLPTTLKKGV